The Sylvia atricapilla isolate bSylAtr1 chromosome 13, bSylAtr1.pri, whole genome shotgun sequence genome includes a region encoding these proteins:
- the C13H15orf61 gene encoding uncharacterized protein C15orf61 homolog has product MRALLQRLHGAAVALLLWRGRAPSPARPAASEVLSQHLRQRRLPHWTSFCVKYSAVRNDQFGLSHFNWPVDGANYLVLRTGCFPFIKYHCSRAAPQDLALQDAFFTALKVLNAGIPTLLYGIGSWFFARVTETVHTSHGPVTVYFLNKEDEGAMY; this is encoded by the exons ATGCGGGCGCTGCTGCAGCGGCTGCACGGAGCGGCCGTGGCGCTGCTGCTGTGGCGGGGCCGCGCTCCttccccggcccggcccgccgcctCCGAGGTGCTGAGCCAACACCTGCGGCAGCGCCGCCTGCCCCACTGGACCTCCTTCTGCGTCAAGTACAGCGCGGTGCGCAACGACCAGTTCGGCCTCTCGCACTTCAACTGGCCCGTGGACGGCGCCAACTACCTGGTGCTGCGCACCGGCTGCTTCCCCTTCATCAAATACCACTGCTCCCGCGCCGCGCCGCAGGACCTGGCGCTGCAGGACGCCTTCTTCACTGCCCTCAAGGTGCTCAACGCCG GCATCCCAACTTTACTGTATGGAATTGGCTCCTGGTTCTTTGCCCGTGTCACTGAGACTGTTCACACCAGCCACGGGCCAGTCACCGTTTATTTCCTGAATAAAGAAGATGAAGGAGCCATGTACTGA